Genomic segment of Bifidobacterium lemurum:
CCAAAGGCCTGTCCAGCCATGCGACCGTCGCTTTGCGGTGGCCGTCCCTGCGGCGCTGCGCGCGAAACAGCCGCGTCATCTCCTCAAGCACATCCTCGTCGAGGCGCCCCTCGCGGCGTTCGACGTCCTCGCGGATGCGGGCGTGGAAACGAGTGTCGTTCACCCGTGCGCTGGTGGTTGTGGCGTTCATCATGTCCTCCTTGACATCGTGGTGCGAACGGTATGTGTGATAGCGGCAAGTCGCAGCCGGATCCGCCGCATGTCTCCACCATGGGCGAACGCGCACAAGCGGCGCAAGCCGGAACGGGTGATGTGGGGATAGCCCCGTGAAAACGCCTTCGATGTGCATAACTTCCCCGCGCGTCCACAGTATTCGACATGGCCTGTCGATAAGTTAGAGGTCATGAGCCTTACCGAAACGGACCGTATGAGCATCGAGCCCCGCATCGCCGAACTGGTGCGCGAACGCGCCGGCATCCCATCCCCATGCGGAGAGGACGACGTGTTGGCGGAGGATTGCGCGCGGGTGATGGATGAGGTGGTCGCCCAGGCCGTATCCTCCAGCGAGGGCGGCAAACGCCTGCGCGCCCTGCTGACGCTCGCCGCCTTCGACGCGTTGGATGGGGACGCGGGGCTGCGCGACGCCATGGTCGATCTGGCGTGCGGCATCGAAGTGTTTCAGACCGCAGCGCTGGTGCATGACGACATCATCGACGATTCCGATCTGCGCCGCGGCAAGCCGTCCGCGCATCGGGCGCTTGAGCGGGCGGTGGGCAGCCGCAGCATCGGCAATGGGCTGGGACTGATGCTGGGCGATATCCTCGCCACGGCGAGCGTGGATATCGTGCATCAGGCCGTACGGGGGCTGCCCGCCGGAGACGATCTGGTCGCCGCTTTCCTCGACATGCATCGCGAGGTGGAAATCGGGCAGGTGCTGGATCTGGCCGTGGAGACCTCGCCGTTGGATGATCCGGAAAAGCTCGCCCAGGCCTCGCTGAACGTGTTCCGTTGGAAAACCGCCAGCTACACCACCATCGCGCCATTGCGCTTCGCCATGCTCGCCGTCGGCATGCCGGCCGAACAGGCGCGCGGGCGGGCGATGGCGATCGGACTGCCGCTGGGTCTGGCCTTCCAGCTTGCGGACGATCTGCTCGACGTCGTCGGCTCCAGCGCAACCACCGGAAAACCGGTCGGAGGGGACATCCGCGAGGGCAAGCGCACGGTGCTGCTGGCGGACGCGCTGGCCGCTGCGGACGATGCGCGACGCGACGAACTGCTCGCCATATTCACCTGCCCTCAACGCGATCGGACGCAGGTGGACCGAGCCATCGCCCTATTCGACGAGACCGGTGCGATCAAGAGGTCGCGCGAGCGCATCGCCGCGTTGTGGGACCAGTCGCGTCGGGCCATCGACCGACTCGGACTGCGCGACGAGGCGGCGGCCCGATTGCTCGCCGCATGCCGCGATTTCATCCCAGAATCGTTACGATGAACGCCTTCGCGCTTCGCCGGCGCCATGTACACTGAAGTAAGCGCGGCGGGTCGCGCAATCGCGGCCCTCCCATGGGAACACGCCGGATTCCATGAATTCGGACCACAACATCAAGGAATCGACCGAGCACCATCATGACTGAAGCCTTCGAGGAACCCAACGGCCGGACCATGCCGACGATAGACGGCCGTTATCGCGTCGTCCGCAAAATCGCCGAAGGCGGCATGGCCACGGTGTTCGAGGCGGTGGACGAACGGCTTGACCGCACGGTGGCGGTCAAGGTGATGCATACCCAGCTCGCGCAGGGACCACACCGCGACCAGTTCGTGGAACGGTTCAGGCGCGAGGCCAAGTCGGCCGCCGCCATCGCGAATCCGCATATCGTGCAGGTGTACGACACCGGCGAGTTCAACGGCTTGGACTATCTGGTGATGGAATACGTGCATGGCGTGAACCTGCGCCATGAGATGAACCAGCAGCGAACCTTCTCGGTGCGCGAGACCTTGCGCGTGGTCTCCGAGACCTTGGATGGGCTCGCCTCCGCGCACCGCGCCGGCGTGGTGCACCGCGACATCAAACCGGAGAACATCCTGCTCAATTCCCGCGGCCATGTGCAGATCACCGATTTCGGTCTGGCGAAGGCCGCGTCGCAGGCCACGCTCTCATCCACCGGCATGCTGTTGGGCACGGCCGCGTATCTGGCGCCGGAGATGATCGAGAACAACCAGGCCACCCCGCAGGGCGACCTGTATTCGGTGGGCATCATGGCATGGGAGATGCTCAGCGGCGACGTACCGTTCCATTCCGACAATCCCGTGACGCTGGTATTCAAGCACGTGCATGAGGATGTGCCGTCCGTCGCCACCGTCTGCCCCGGCATCGCGCCCGCCGTGGCCGAGTTCCTCGCGCATCTGACCGCACGCCAGGTCGACCGGCGTCCGGCGAGCGCCGTCGAGGCCGCCGACGAGCTGCGCGCGCTCACCGCTTCGTTGGGCCTCGAGGATTGGCAGTACCGCAAAACCCCGGACCATGGTTCGCCCGATTCGGCGGACAAGGCCGACGACACCACGTTCACTCCAATCGTTTCCGGCTCGTCCTTGCCGCCCGCTCCCCCGGCCGGCGCGACCGCGCAGCCGACCACCGCCATCGATTCGGCGGCCACACGGGTCGTGCCGCTGGTCCAGTCGGACGATGCCGCATCCGCCCTTATGCGGGGCGACGGCTCCTTCGGCGAGCAGACCCAGGTATTGGGCGGATTGGGTGACGCGTTCACGCAGACCATCATGACCGAAGGCGGCACCTCTTCGGACGAGACGGAGGACCTCCCCAAGAAGAAGCGCTCCCGCAAACCGCTGATCATCGGTTTGGCGGTCGTTCTGGCGCTCGCGATGCTCGGTTCGGGCGGAGCATGGTGGTATTTCCTCGGTCCCGGCAGCTATTGGTCGGTGCCGCAGCCCACCGACGTCGCCTGCGAGCAGGACGCGACCGATTGCTCGCTGACGGGCGCCGTGTGGAGCGATTACGAAAGCACGCTGAAAGTGGCGGGCATCCCTTACGAAACCGTCGAGGATTACAGCGACGACATCGCCGAGGGTTCGGTGATCACGGCCACCGTGGGCGGTTCGACCGCGTATGTGGGCAGCCATGTGAGCAAACGCGACAATGCCACGCTGACCGTGACGGTCTCCCAAGGCGTGCGGACGGCCACCATTCCCGAGGATATCCTCGACCCGACCTCCGAATCGGGAAAGGCGCCTTTGGACGCGCTGCAGGCCGCGGGTTTCACCAATATCACGCATGACGAGTCGCAGGACGTGTATTCGGAGAATCTGCCCGAGGGCACGGCCGTAAGCGTCTCCCCCGACCCGGGCACCACGCTCAACCACAACGACGAGGTCTCCGTCGTGCTGTCGAAGGGTCCGATGCCGGTGAGCATGCCGGATATCCTCGGACGTTCCCAGGATGAGGCGACGACCGCGTTAAGCGATCTGAAGCTGAACGCCAACTTCACCGAGGAGTACAGCGACACCGTGGAAGCGGGCGATGTGATCTCCGCATCCGTCGACGCCGGCACCCAACTGCATTGGGGAGACACGGTCGACGTGGTCGTCTCCAAGGGCCCCGAGATGGTGACGATCCCCGACGTGCGCGGTCAAAGCACCACCGAGGCGACGCAGACGTTGGAGGCGTTGGGCCTGCAGGTGAAGGTCTCCGCACCCTTGGGCGATCTGACGCATACGGTGCGTCTGCAGAACCCGTCCCCCGGAGAGCAGGTGCGTCTGCGCGACACGGATGGCAACGCCACCGTCGTCACCCTCACCGTGGTCTGAGGTCCGGGCGTCCCCGCCGACCATACGGCAAGGCCTCGTGGAATCCGCCGTCACAGCGGAAATTCCACGAGGCCTTGATTTTGGGTTCTCATCGCGGGGCCGTCAGGCCGCGGACTGCTCCTTCAGACGCTTCTTGACGGTTTGGGCGTACTCGTCCACATACTCCTGACCGCTCATTTTCTGGATCTCCGCGGTCACCCGGTCGGTGAGCGCGCGCAGATCCTCGTGGGTGATCTCGTCGGAGGGCTTTTTCGGCACGTCGATGGGCTTGCCGTAGATCACTTGGGTTCTGCCCTTTTTCGGAATCACCGTGCCGGGCTCCTGCAGTTCGCGCGAGCCGATGATCGCGGTGGGCACGATCGCGCAGCCGGTTTCGAAGGCGAGGCGCGCGGCTCCGGTGTGCCCTTTGTACAGGCGGCCGTCGGGGCTGCGGGTTCCTTCGATATGGATGCCGAACAGGTGTCCGTCCTCGATGATCTCGCGCGCATGGGTCAGCGCGCCCAACGACTTATTGCCGCCGGAACGGTCCACGGGGAACACGCCCACGGAGGTGAACCACCACTTCTTGAAGCGGCCTTTCAAGCCCTTGCCTTCGAAATACTCCGCCTTGCCCATGAAATGGATCATGCGCGGCGAGGTGATGGGCAGCAGGGCGTCGTCGATCACGGCCAGATGGTTCGCGGCGATGATCGCCCCACCGGTGCGCGGGATGTTCTCCAGACCGGTGACCGTGGGACCGAGACGGCGACGCGCGAGCCATCCCAGTGATTTGACGAAGAACCAATACAACATGTGGCTTCCTCTCCGCATGATTGGCCTCATGCCCGATTAGAGTGGTATCTATGACTGACCTCAACAATAGCAATGCGGACGACGAGCGTACAAACCCCACGCCGGATGACGGAAATCTCGACGACGAGTGGGCGGCGTTCGCCGCCGCCCACGCCGACGATCTGAAGGATGTGGAGTCGTCCCGGCAGGCGAAACGCTTCGAGAAGCACGCCCAACGCAAGGAGAAGGAGGCGCTGCTGTCGGTGAACGACCTCGATGCCGGCACCTTCACCGACGACGTGCGTCCCATGCGCGAACGTGTGCGCCAGCAAGGCCCGCGTGATTTCACCGGATCCAGCTGGTTGGACACCGATGACGTGATGGACCGCTACGGCGACGACTTCGTGCCGCCGAATCCGCAGATCGGCCCGGTCAAAACATCCAAACTGGTGTTCTGGGCGCTGCTGGTCGTCGGTATCGTGGGGATCATCCTCTCGGTGTTCGTGCCGTCGATGGCCGCCGTCCTCGGCACCATCTTCGGCCTGTGCGCGATTCTCGGCGCGGGAGGTCTGCTCATGCAGCACAAGGGTCATACCGAAACCCGAGAGGATTTCTTCGACGACGGCGCGCGCGTCTGATCGTTCGCATGGAGTCCGCCGTCGCCGAGGATCCGCCAACCGGCGCGCGATACGACGGCTGGCAGATCAGTACGGCTGATTGCCGTGGATGATGATGCCGCGTTCGTGCTTCAAGAACTGGCGCGCGGATTCACGGTCGATATCGTGGCCGCGTTCCAGGCTGGTGTAGACGACCGCCGTCTGCGCTCCGCGGCTCAACTTCAGGAATGCCTCATGGGAATCCCAGCCGTCCTGCGCCACGCCCATGGTCGGCTCCCACACGTAGCCGTAGCCCGCCGCGTTGCAGTATCCGTTGAACGGCAGTCCCCACGCGTTGTGCTTGTCGAGAGCCTGGCCGAAGGTCTCGGCTTCGGCGATGTCGGCGTCGGTGGCGCCGGCCGTCTTGGACAGCGCGATGGCGTGGGCGTGGTCGTAGCCGG
This window contains:
- a CDS encoding polyprenyl synthetase family protein, yielding MSLTETDRMSIEPRIAELVRERAGIPSPCGEDDVLAEDCARVMDEVVAQAVSSSEGGKRLRALLTLAAFDALDGDAGLRDAMVDLACGIEVFQTAALVHDDIIDDSDLRRGKPSAHRALERAVGSRSIGNGLGLMLGDILATASVDIVHQAVRGLPAGDDLVAAFLDMHREVEIGQVLDLAVETSPLDDPEKLAQASLNVFRWKTASYTTIAPLRFAMLAVGMPAEQARGRAMAIGLPLGLAFQLADDLLDVVGSSATTGKPVGGDIREGKRTVLLADALAAADDARRDELLAIFTCPQRDRTQVDRAIALFDETGAIKRSRERIAALWDQSRRAIDRLGLRDEAAARLLAACRDFIPESLR
- a CDS encoding lysophospholipid acyltransferase family protein, giving the protein MLYWFFVKSLGWLARRRLGPTVTGLENIPRTGGAIIAANHLAVIDDALLPITSPRMIHFMGKAEYFEGKGLKGRFKKWWFTSVGVFPVDRSGGNKSLGALTHAREIIEDGHLFGIHIEGTRSPDGRLYKGHTGAARLAFETGCAIVPTAIIGSRELQEPGTVIPKKGRTQVIYGKPIDVPKKPSDEITHEDLRALTDRVTAEIQKMSGQEYVDEYAQTVKKRLKEQSAA
- a CDS encoding Stk1 family PASTA domain-containing Ser/Thr kinase, encoding MTEAFEEPNGRTMPTIDGRYRVVRKIAEGGMATVFEAVDERLDRTVAVKVMHTQLAQGPHRDQFVERFRREAKSAAAIANPHIVQVYDTGEFNGLDYLVMEYVHGVNLRHEMNQQRTFSVRETLRVVSETLDGLASAHRAGVVHRDIKPENILLNSRGHVQITDFGLAKAASQATLSSTGMLLGTAAYLAPEMIENNQATPQGDLYSVGIMAWEMLSGDVPFHSDNPVTLVFKHVHEDVPSVATVCPGIAPAVAEFLAHLTARQVDRRPASAVEAADELRALTASLGLEDWQYRKTPDHGSPDSADKADDTTFTPIVSGSSLPPAPPAGATAQPTTAIDSAATRVVPLVQSDDAASALMRGDGSFGEQTQVLGGLGDAFTQTIMTEGGTSSDETEDLPKKKRSRKPLIIGLAVVLALAMLGSGGAWWYFLGPGSYWSVPQPTDVACEQDATDCSLTGAVWSDYESTLKVAGIPYETVEDYSDDIAEGSVITATVGGSTAYVGSHVSKRDNATLTVTVSQGVRTATIPEDILDPTSESGKAPLDALQAAGFTNITHDESQDVYSENLPEGTAVSVSPDPGTTLNHNDEVSVVLSKGPMPVSMPDILGRSQDEATTALSDLKLNANFTEEYSDTVEAGDVISASVDAGTQLHWGDTVDVVVSKGPEMVTIPDVRGQSTTEATQTLEALGLQVKVSAPLGDLTHTVRLQNPSPGEQVRLRDTDGNATVVTLTVV